The nucleotide sequence CAGCCATAGATGGGTGGATTAAGTAATAGTTATCTGTTAAGTAATCAGAGTATATTGGCAATCCTTCTTGTGCTTTGGAAAATTGCGCTAAAAAAAGCACAACGAAGAGTAACGAAAGTTTTTTCAATTTCATATAATTTTATATTTCAAAGTAACTGGGGCTTTATAAGTCACCTTACATCATTTAGCAAAAATGATTACTAAATTTAGGTTAATGATTACCAAATATATATATAACTCGACATTTCTTTTATTATTTTTGCAAAAAATATATTTGCAATGAAAAAAATTGAGGTCTCTATACAAGAAACAAACAATCCAACCATACTTAAATTTGAAGCTAATTCTTTTTTAACTCAATACGAAAGCTTTGAGTTTAATAACATTGATGATGCTAAAAATTCTCCTTTAGCCCAACAACTATTTTATCTACCATTTGTTAAAAAAGTATATATATCTGGCAATTTTGTTGCTATTGAGCGTTTTGACATAGTCACCTGGAATGATGTTCAAAATGAAGTAAGAGAACAAATAGAAAATTATTTAAATAGCGATGGTGTTGTTGTTGCTCCTACAGAAACAAAGAAAAAAACTGCTGTAACAGTATATGCCGAAAGCACGCCAAATCCAGCAGTTACGAAATTTGTTGCCAATAAAAATTTAACACCCTTTATGTTAGAATTCACTTCAATAGACGAAGCAAAAACATCGCCTTTTGCTACAGAATTGTTTCATTTTCCATTCGTTAAAAGTGTTTTTATTGACAAAAACTACGTATCTATTACCAAATATGACGTTGCTGAATGGAACGACATTACTATGGAGTTGAGAGAATTTATTAGAACCTACATTGAAAATGGGAAAGCTATAGTCACAGATGATGCTCCTGAAATAACTAAAAACACTGAAGTTGCTAAAGAAGAGCAATTTGAAACATTAGACGATGTTTCAAAAGAAATTGTAAATATTTTAGAGGAATATGTAAAACCTGCTGTTGCAAGTGATGGTGGAAATATTCAATTTGAATCTTATGACCCACAAACAAAAAAAGTGAAAGTTATTTTACAAGGAGCCTGCAGTGGTTGCCCATCATCAACCTTTACATTAAAAAATGGTATTGAAAATATGCTAAAAGAAATGTTACAAGGTAAAGTTGAAACTGTTGAGGCAATAAACGGTTAAAGAACATTAGTAATGTTGTGACTTTATTTATTTTTTTGTTTCTTATACATAAGATTAATCTATAAAAATATATAATCATGGCAGTAATGAAAGTAATTGAAGTATTAGCAAATTCAGATAAAAGTTGGGAAGACGCAACAAAAAAAGCTGTTAAGCAAGCTTCAAAAAGCGTAAAGAATATTAAATCGGCATTTGTACAATCGCAAAGCGTAGTTGTTAATGATGATGAAGTGACTGAGTTTAGAGTGAACTTGAAAATTACTTTTGAAGTTAATTAAACCATTTTCAAAACACATTATAAAGCGTTCTAAAAGGAACGCTTTTTTTATGCTTTTTTGTAACTTTGAATTAATCTCGAAATGGTTTCTAATAATATTAATCATCTCTCCTTAATCGATATATTATTAAGAACAAATGACATATAAACACACCAACGAGCTAATTAATGAAACAAGTCCTTATTTGTTGCAGCATGCTCATAATCCAATACATTGGAAAGCATGGAACGATAATACCTTAGCCGAAGCGAAAGAAAAAAACAGACTTATTATTATTAGTGTTGGATATGCTGCTTGCCATTGGTGTCATGTTATGGAACATGAAAGTTTTGAAGATATTGAGGTCGCTCAAGTAATGAACGATAATTACATTAACATTAAAGTTGATAGAGAAGAACGTCCAGATATTGACCAAGTTTATATGAATGCTGTACAACTACTAACTGGAAGTGGTGGTTGGCCATTAAATGTAGTGACTTTGCCTGATGGAAGACCAGTTTGGGGAGGCACCTATTTTAGAAAAAAACAATGGATAAATACATTGAACCAAATAGCAGATTTATATAACTCAAATCCAGAAAAATTATATGAATACGCTACAAAATTAGAAGCTGGTATAAAAGCATTAGATATTGTAAACTTAAACACAAATGAGGCAAAGTTTGAAAAAACCACTATTAACAACGCTATAAATAGTTGGTCACAAAGCTTCGATTATGAAAAAGGAGGCACTAATCGTGCACCAAAATTTATGATGCCTAACAACCTACTCTTTTTACTAAGAGAGGCCTATCAAAATAACCATATAGAGCTTCAAAAGTATGTAAACATCACCCTAACCAAAATTGCTTATGGTGGTATTTTCGATCATGTTGGTGGTGGGTTTTCACGTTATTCAGTAGATGATAAATGGCATATACCACATTTTGAAAAAATGCTTTATGATAATGCGCAATTGGTCAGTTTATATAGCGATGCTTACTTAGCAACTAAAAATCCGCTTTATAAAGAAGTTGTTTACGAGACTTTAGATTTTGTAGAGCGTGAACTTACAAATACTGATGGAACATTTTATTCGTCATTAGATGCAGATAGTATCAATCGTAAAGGTGAATTAGAAGAAGGTGCTTTTTATGTTTGGACTGAAAAAGAATTAAAAATTTTGCTAAATGAAGATTTTGAATTGTTTTCAGATTATTATTCAATCAATGATTATGGCTTTTGGGAACATGATAATTATGTACTAATTAGAAAAGATTCAGATGAGATTATCACTAAGAAACATAATATCACTTCTAAATATTTAAAAGAAAAAATTAAACAATGGAAATCTTTGCTATTAGAAGAAAGAGAAAAACGACACAGACCTAGACTAGATGATAAAATACTAACATCATGGAATGCCTTAATGACTAAAGGCTATATAGATGCCTATCGTGTTTTTAATGAAGAACGATTTTTAAATCCCGCAAAAAAAAATGCGCACTTTATTATAAAGACTCAATCTAAAGAGGATGGAGGTTTAAATCATAACTACAAAGAAGGGAAAAGTACTATTAATGGATATCTTGAAGATTATGCAACAACAATTGAGGCATTTATAGCACTTTACGAAAACACTTTAAATGAAAAATGGCTGCATCACTCACGAAATTTAACCAACTATACACTCGATCATTTTTTTGATGAGACTAGTAAAATGTTCTTTTTTACTTCAAACCAAGACACTTCATTAGTATCCAGAACTATAGAATATAGAGACAATGTAATTCCTGCAAGTAATTCCATAATGGCAAAAAACCTATTTAAGTTATCGCATTATTATAACAATGCCTCTTATGAAAGAATAGCTATAATAATGTTAAACAATATGTTGCCTGAGTTAGAGAAATACCCTTCTGCTTTTTCAAATTGGATGGATTTAATGCTAAACTATACCAGTAATTATTATGAAGTTGCCATTGTTGGGAAACATGCTGAAGAAAAAGTAAATACTTTAAATAAAACATACCTTCCAAATAAACTCATTGCTGGTAGTTATAGTGAAAATGATTTACCTTTATTAAAAAGTAGATACTCTCAAGATAAAACACTTATATATGTTTGTGTTAACAAGGCTTGTAAACTACCTGTATCTAGAGTTGACCAGGCAATTGATTTAATTAAATAACTTTTTCAAAATGGATACTCTAATTATAGTTTTAATATGTATCGTAGCAATCGAACATATTTACTTCCTGATTTTAGAAATGTTTCTTTGGGCTAAACCAAAAGGCATAAAAACCTTTGGATTAAAATCTAAAGAATTTGCTGAAGACACAAAGGTCTTAGCTGCAAATCAAGGTTTATATAATGGGTTTTTAGCAGCTGGGTTAATTTATAGTTTAATTGTTGACAACATGAGCACTTCTATTTTGTTTCTTATTTTTGTGACTATTGCAGGAATTTATGGGTCTTACTCAACAAAGAACATTCGTTTGTTTTTTGTGCAAAGCATTCCTGCTATTTTAGCACTTACAATAATTCTAATCAACAATTAACAAAAAAAATCAGATTAAATGAATTTTGAAAACATCTTAGAAAAATTAATAGACTTTGCTTCGGTTTATGGTATTAAAGTAATTGGAGCCATCATAATATGGATTATTGGTTCTTGGGTTATTAAAAAAATAATGAAAGGCATTAAAAAAATAATGTCTAAACGTGATTATGATGAAAGTCTTCAAAAATTTCTATTAAACCTCATCAGTTGGGTTTTAAAAATCCTATTAATAATTGCTATTTTAGGTCAATTAGGTGTTGAAACAACATCTTTTGCGGCGATTTTAGCAGCGGCTGGTTTAGCAATTGGGATGGCATTACAAGGAAGCTTGGGCAATTTTGCTGGAGGTGTTTTACTAATGATATTTAAACCTATAAAAATTGGCGATCTTATTGAGGCTCAAGGCGAAGTTGGTGTGGTTAAGGAAATAGAAATTTTTACTACCAAACTTACTGGACTCTCAAATAGAGAGATTATCATCCCAAATGGTGCTTTATCTAACGGAAATATCATTAATTATACAACTGAGGGGACACGTCGTGTGGATTTAACTTTCGGTGTTGGATACGATTCGGATATTAAGAAAACTAAAGATGTACTAATGAATGTTCTTACCTCAAATCCGTTAGTTTTAGAAGATCCTAAACCAACTGTAAATGTTTCTGAATTAGCTGACAGTTCTGTAAATTTTGCTGTAAGACCTTGGTGTAAGTCTGAACATTACTGGGATGTGTACTTTGGTGTCACAGAACAAACTAAAGAAGCCTTAGATGCTGCAGGTATTGAAATTCCATACCCTCATCAAGTTGAAATACATAAGGAAAATTAAGATTTAGGCTTAATAGCAATAAAATCTTTTAAATAATAAGGTTCAAAATAGGCGACATCTTCGATGTCGCTTTTTTTATACTTCTGGTAAGCTAATTGACTCAATTCATTTGCCGAAGGCAATTTATCCTCAACAAAAACAGCATTGACATGTTTTATTAGCTCTTTTGTTTTAGCAGCTCCATTACCTATAAAATATACTTTTCCTATTTCTAAATACTCCATAAAAGAATTTTCATCAAGTATTTGAGCTTCTGTTTCCCTAATTTGATTATGGTTAACA is from Pontimicrobium sp. SW4 and encodes:
- a CDS encoding DUF1304 domain-containing protein, which produces MDTLIIVLICIVAIEHIYFLILEMFLWAKPKGIKTFGLKSKEFAEDTKVLAANQGLYNGFLAAGLIYSLIVDNMSTSILFLIFVTIAGIYGSYSTKNIRLFFVQSIPAILALTIILINN
- a CDS encoding thioredoxin domain-containing protein — its product is MTYKHTNELINETSPYLLQHAHNPIHWKAWNDNTLAEAKEKNRLIIISVGYAACHWCHVMEHESFEDIEVAQVMNDNYINIKVDREERPDIDQVYMNAVQLLTGSGGWPLNVVTLPDGRPVWGGTYFRKKQWINTLNQIADLYNSNPEKLYEYATKLEAGIKALDIVNLNTNEAKFEKTTINNAINSWSQSFDYEKGGTNRAPKFMMPNNLLFLLREAYQNNHIELQKYVNITLTKIAYGGIFDHVGGGFSRYSVDDKWHIPHFEKMLYDNAQLVSLYSDAYLATKNPLYKEVVYETLDFVERELTNTDGTFYSSLDADSINRKGELEEGAFYVWTEKELKILLNEDFELFSDYYSINDYGFWEHDNYVLIRKDSDEIITKKHNITSKYLKEKIKQWKSLLLEEREKRHRPRLDDKILTSWNALMTKGYIDAYRVFNEERFLNPAKKNAHFIIKTQSKEDGGLNHNYKEGKSTINGYLEDYATTIEAFIALYENTLNEKWLHHSRNLTNYTLDHFFDETSKMFFFTSNQDTSLVSRTIEYRDNVIPASNSIMAKNLFKLSHYYNNASYERIAIIMLNNMLPELEKYPSAFSNWMDLMLNYTSNYYEVAIVGKHAEEKVNTLNKTYLPNKLIAGSYSENDLPLLKSRYSQDKTLIYVCVNKACKLPVSRVDQAIDLIK
- a CDS encoding dodecin family protein yields the protein MAVMKVIEVLANSDKSWEDATKKAVKQASKSVKNIKSAFVQSQSVVVNDDEVTEFRVNLKITFEVN
- a CDS encoding mechanosensitive ion channel domain-containing protein; translated protein: MNFENILEKLIDFASVYGIKVIGAIIIWIIGSWVIKKIMKGIKKIMSKRDYDESLQKFLLNLISWVLKILLIIAILGQLGVETTSFAAILAAAGLAIGMALQGSLGNFAGGVLLMIFKPIKIGDLIEAQGEVGVVKEIEIFTTKLTGLSNREIIIPNGALSNGNIINYTTEGTRRVDLTFGVGYDSDIKKTKDVLMNVLTSNPLVLEDPKPTVNVSELADSSVNFAVRPWCKSEHYWDVYFGVTEQTKEALDAAGIEIPYPHQVEIHKEN
- a CDS encoding NifU family protein; the encoded protein is MKKIEVSIQETNNPTILKFEANSFLTQYESFEFNNIDDAKNSPLAQQLFYLPFVKKVYISGNFVAIERFDIVTWNDVQNEVREQIENYLNSDGVVVAPTETKKKTAVTVYAESTPNPAVTKFVANKNLTPFMLEFTSIDEAKTSPFATELFHFPFVKSVFIDKNYVSITKYDVAEWNDITMELREFIRTYIENGKAIVTDDAPEITKNTEVAKEEQFETLDDVSKEIVNILEEYVKPAVASDGGNIQFESYDPQTKKVKVILQGACSGCPSSTFTLKNGIENMLKEMLQGKVETVEAING